The following proteins are encoded in a genomic region of Dioscorea cayenensis subsp. rotundata cultivar TDr96_F1 chromosome 8, TDr96_F1_v2_PseudoChromosome.rev07_lg8_w22 25.fasta, whole genome shotgun sequence:
- the LOC120266843 gene encoding putative FBD-associated F-box protein At5g56700, producing the protein MNKAFADFVNKALVIHKGQCIQRFYLQLEGYRARLPYVCCWIRFAVNHFVQELELCIPEMTLDYLPERFVFTCESLRLLKLDLPGYVLKLRRTVTLINVRTLYLKSMSFRDDKVIHKLISGCPKLENLGMNNCSMYGMKILNICSLELQNLSLIDCQIYSSCEVNISVPKLQSFRYHCPLTVAGSNYVEFKNVVTTVPMCPLFNLKTVNLRNVVGVNKLDLVGFLVKNAEVLEKIVTISAEGVAKEIVLEGIKGHA; encoded by the exons ATGAATAAAGCATTCGCCGATTTTGTTAATAAAGCTTTGGTTATTCATAAGGGACAATGCATACAACGGTTTTATCTCCAATTAGAAGGATACAGGGCTAGACTGCCTTATGTTTGTTGTTGGATCCGCTTTGCTGTGAATCATTTTGTTCAGGAACTTGAACTCTGTATTCCTGAAATGACGTTGGATTACTTACCGGAGCGTTTTGTCTTCACTTGTGAATCATTGAGACTATTGAAGCTGGACTTGCCAGGCTATGTTCTCAAACTCCGAAGAACTGTTACCCTGATTAATGTTCGAACTTTGTATCTCAAGTCAATGTCTTTCCGAGATGATAAAGTTATTCATAAGCTAATATCAGGTTGCCCAAAACTTGAGAACTTGGGCATGAACAACTGCTCGATGTATGGCATGAAGATCCTGAATATTTGTTCACTAGAACTGCAGAATTTGTCTCTAATTGACTGTCAGATCTACTCTTCTTGTGAGGTCAATATCTCCGTTCCAAAGCTCCAGTCATTCCGGTACCACTGCCCTCTG ACAGTGGCAGGATCAAATTATGTAGAATTTAAGAATGTCGTGACAACAGTACCAATGTGCCCACTCTTCAATCTGAAGACTGTAAATCTGAGGAATGTTGTAGGTGTTAACAAGCTTGATCTGGTGGGGTTTCTAGTCAAGAATGCAGAGGTCTTAGAGAAGATCGTCACTATTTCTGCGGAAGGAGTCGCCAAGGAAATAGTTTTAGAAGGGATCAAAGGtcatgcataa